The following are from one region of the Pantoea cypripedii genome:
- a CDS encoding nuclear transport factor 2 family protein gives MSYQQPVDVIEELFNRLASAADVAAIAALVSEEVDWFVAGDVATVPWIGRKHGKAGAAEFFRQIREQITSEHFEISEMLVQGNRVLVPGKLASRVNKTGKLIETEFVFDFVVNDGLITRFRLFEDSFAVAQACR, from the coding sequence ATGTCTTATCAACAACCTGTTGATGTAATTGAAGAACTTTTCAATCGCCTTGCGTCTGCAGCGGATGTTGCTGCCATCGCAGCACTGGTCAGCGAAGAAGTTGACTGGTTCGTGGCGGGCGATGTTGCCACTGTGCCCTGGATTGGGCGTAAACACGGCAAAGCGGGTGCGGCTGAATTTTTCCGCCAGATTCGTGAGCAGATCACTTCTGAACACTTTGAAATCAGTGAGATGCTGGTTCAGGGCAACCGGGTTCTGGTGCCGGGTAAACTGGCTTCCCGGGTGAATAAGACCGGCAAACTGATCGAGACGGAGTTTGTGTTTGATTTTGTGGTGAATGACGGCTTGATCACGCGTTTCCGTCTGTTTGAAGACAGTTTTGCAGTGGCTCAGGCTTGCCGCTAA
- a CDS encoding dipeptide ABC transporter ATP-binding protein: MTQPVIDIENLSIRFGAQQVVKNLNLQVWPGESVALVGESGSGKTLTARSLLGLLPDDAVVSADRFVIDGRDMRNAHRQDWRALRGRRIGYVLQDALVSLDPLRRIGQQLADALRASGYRGDVSLQEKSLELLRAAGIADAESRLARYPHQLSGGQRQRALIATALAGSPALLIADEPTTALDMTVQRQILQLLAQRRRDGHGLLLISHDLAVVAELADRVLVMRDGEVVEQGSSGSLLQRPQHAWTQRLLRAVPTPATRGLRLSAAEPTPLPPRPAPAALPLLEAIGLNKAYGERQVLHNINFSLHAGETLGVVGESGSGKTSLVKVVMGLAEPDSGTLLLEGSRWQGLNEKARRARRARLQLIAQDPFSSFDPRYTVEKIIGESLDSVGIYGDARRQRVRQLLDEVQLGDRFLQRYPQQLSGGQRQRVAIARAFAPHPALLVADEPVSALDVSVQAQVLDLLADMQAEHGTALLFISHDLGVIQHLADRVLVMQNGQVVESGELRQVFAAPQHPWTQKLLQALPVLPDWQPAIAY; this comes from the coding sequence ATGACGCAACCGGTAATTGATATTGAAAACCTCTCCATTCGCTTTGGTGCCCAGCAGGTGGTGAAGAACCTGAATTTGCAGGTCTGGCCGGGGGAATCGGTGGCGCTGGTGGGGGAATCCGGTTCAGGCAAAACCCTTACCGCCCGCAGCCTGCTGGGATTGCTGCCGGATGATGCGGTTGTCAGTGCCGATCGTTTTGTCATCGATGGACGTGACATGCGCAACGCTCACCGCCAGGACTGGCGTGCGCTGCGCGGACGCCGTATTGGTTACGTGCTGCAGGATGCGCTGGTTTCACTCGATCCATTGCGGCGCATTGGTCAGCAACTGGCGGATGCACTGCGTGCCTCAGGCTATCGTGGTGATGTCAGTCTGCAGGAAAAAAGCCTGGAACTGCTGCGCGCGGCAGGGATAGCGGATGCAGAAAGCCGTCTCGCACGCTATCCACATCAGCTTTCCGGTGGACAGCGCCAGCGTGCCCTGATTGCTACCGCCCTGGCGGGCAGCCCGGCGTTGCTGATTGCGGATGAACCCACCACGGCGCTGGACATGACAGTGCAGCGGCAAATCCTGCAATTACTGGCGCAGCGGCGACGTGACGGGCATGGCCTGTTGCTGATCAGCCACGATCTGGCGGTGGTGGCAGAACTGGCGGATCGGGTGCTGGTGATGCGTGATGGTGAAGTGGTGGAGCAGGGCAGCAGCGGATCGTTACTTCAGCGTCCTCAGCATGCCTGGACACAGCGTCTGCTGCGCGCTGTACCGACACCCGCCACACGGGGCTTACGTCTCAGCGCTGCCGAACCGACACCGTTACCGCCGCGCCCGGCACCTGCTGCGCTGCCTCTGCTGGAGGCGATCGGGCTGAACAAGGCCTACGGCGAGCGTCAGGTGCTGCATAACATCAACTTCAGCCTGCACGCCGGGGAAACCCTTGGCGTGGTGGGGGAGTCTGGCTCCGGCAAAACCTCGCTGGTGAAAGTGGTGATGGGCCTGGCCGAACCTGACAGCGGTACGCTGCTGCTGGAAGGTAGCCGCTGGCAGGGCCTCAATGAGAAAGCACGTCGCGCCCGACGCGCACGCCTGCAATTGATCGCCCAGGACCCCTTCAGCTCTTTCGACCCGCGTTACACGGTGGAAAAAATTATCGGCGAAAGCCTCGACAGCGTCGGCATTTACGGCGATGCGCGCCGTCAGCGGGTGCGCCAGTTGCTGGATGAAGTGCAACTGGGCGACCGCTTTCTGCAACGTTATCCGCAGCAACTCTCTGGCGGTCAACGGCAGCGTGTGGCGATTGCCCGCGCTTTTGCCCCGCACCCGGCGTTGCTGGTGGCGGATGAGCCGGTCAGCGCGCTCGATGTCTCTGTCCAGGCACAGGTGCTGGATCTGCTGGCCGATATGCAGGCCGAACACGGCACGGCGCTGTTGTTTATTTCTCACGATCTTGGGGTGATCCAGCATCTGGCCGACCGTGTGCTGGTGATGCAGAACGGCCAGGTGGTGGAAAGCGGAGAACTGCGGCAGGTGTTTGCTGCGCCACAACATCCCTGGACACAAAAACTTTTACAGGCGCTGCCGGTTCTTCCCGACTGGCAGCCCGCGATCGCATATTAA
- a CDS encoding transporter substrate-binding domain-containing protein produces MTIRLHKIVLPLLMAVAPFFSHAEESTWDHIKQTGELRIGVAQGEPWYFKDPATGQWNGIGYNVGKVLAKDLGVKLVPVETTWGNAIAALQAGQIDTMLVLDPTDERRKAADFSDQPFLWYAQGVLIRDGIPAANWDDLNRPDIKIGVTLGSSPDLILTKKLPKAQLVRFTNMDEGVAAFYAGRVDALSYVHPALALQQAKVHKGNLILPKPIIAISTGGAIRKESDPRFRNFLNEEFVKIYKSGQSKQFYEDALKLRGVDVSKVPSVIKEEWK; encoded by the coding sequence ATGACAATCAGACTACACAAAATCGTTCTGCCTTTGCTCATGGCTGTCGCACCCTTTTTTAGCCACGCGGAAGAATCGACCTGGGACCATATCAAACAAACGGGTGAACTGCGTATTGGCGTCGCACAAGGCGAACCCTGGTACTTCAAAGATCCGGCGACAGGTCAGTGGAATGGTATTGGCTATAACGTTGGCAAAGTGCTGGCGAAAGATTTAGGGGTAAAACTGGTCCCGGTCGAAACCACCTGGGGTAATGCGATTGCGGCGTTGCAGGCAGGCCAGATTGATACCATGCTGGTGCTCGATCCCACCGATGAGCGCCGTAAGGCCGCAGATTTCTCCGATCAACCGTTCCTGTGGTATGCACAGGGGGTGCTGATCCGCGATGGTATTCCTGCGGCTAACTGGGATGACCTTAATCGTCCTGACATCAAAATAGGCGTCACCCTCGGCAGCAGCCCTGACCTCATCCTGACGAAAAAATTACCGAAGGCGCAGCTGGTCCGTTTCACCAATATGGATGAAGGCGTTGCGGCATTCTATGCGGGCCGTGTCGATGCACTTTCTTACGTCCATCCGGCACTGGCATTGCAACAGGCCAAAGTACACAAGGGCAACCTGATCCTGCCGAAACCTATCATCGCCATCAGTACCGGTGGTGCAATACGCAAAGAAAGCGACCCGCGTTTCCGTAATTTCCTGAACGAAGAGTTCGTTAAAATTTATAAATCCGGCCAGAGTAAGCAATTCTATGAGGATGCGCTTAAATTGCGTGGCGTCGATGTCAGTAAGGTTCCGTCTGTGATTAAAGAAGAGTGGAAGTAA
- a CDS encoding metallophosphoesterase, translating to MLIAQVSDIHASPDNDNLSRFDRVLAWLAHLNPDILVLTGDLIDEQWHEGYRLIADRLHQQAYPWLLLPGNADDRQQMRAVWGEHRWAADASGDSLHFTHQLGGLRLIGLDSTLENQTSGDVSGHLGWLEKQFSDAGDTPSLLFLHHHVFASGIPTLDKTMCQGSGALAELVRHVPHHLLAISSGHVHRPIAGIFAGIPAYICGSVCPANPVWFGTENIPPADDPPALMVHRFTGNAITSYHVSV from the coding sequence ATGCTGATAGCGCAGGTTTCGGACATCCACGCTTCTCCTGACAATGACAATCTGTCCCGATTTGATCGCGTGCTGGCCTGGCTGGCACATCTCAACCCGGACATTCTGGTGCTGACCGGTGACCTGATTGATGAACAGTGGCATGAAGGTTATCGGCTGATTGCCGACCGTCTGCACCAGCAGGCGTATCCCTGGTTGCTGCTGCCCGGCAACGCTGATGATCGCCAGCAGATGCGCGCAGTGTGGGGAGAGCATCGCTGGGCAGCTGATGCATCGGGCGATTCCCTGCACTTTACGCATCAGCTCGGTGGGCTTCGCCTAATTGGGCTGGATTCAACGCTGGAAAACCAAACGTCAGGCGATGTATCTGGGCATCTTGGCTGGCTGGAGAAACAATTCAGCGATGCCGGTGATACTCCATCACTGTTATTCCTGCATCATCACGTTTTTGCCTCCGGCATTCCCACGCTGGATAAAACGATGTGCCAGGGTTCCGGAGCGCTGGCAGAGCTGGTCAGGCATGTTCCCCATCACCTGCTGGCGATTTCCAGCGGGCATGTTCACCGACCCATAGCAGGCATATTTGCCGGAATCCCGGCCTATATCTGCGGGTCAGTATGCCCGGCTAATCCGGTCTGGTTTGGAACAGAGAATATCCCCCCTGCTGACGATCCACCGGCGCTGATGGTCCACCGGTTTACCGGCAATGCCATTACCAGCTATCACGTTTCGGTTTGA
- a CDS encoding ABC transporter permease, with translation MQAILQRFSLALPVSVWSALFFLLLVALAVVAPHWLTHSDPLLADPVNAQLPPSAQHWLGTDQLGRDLLTRVIYGSRYSLLISVAAMAVAVIFGTLLGLTAALARGVVDELLSRAVDVISAFPDLLLALMLIAFTGPGTNNLIIALGVASVPRFARVVRTQTYSVMTSGYVEQARTFGLSRFTLIGRHILPHAMAQVPALATLGLGTAIIGTAGLSFLGMGPQPPTAEWGLMLAEGRNYLRNAWWIAVWPGVFITLTVIAVNTLGRYWQARFEGRTL, from the coding sequence ATGCAAGCTATCCTGCAACGATTTTCTCTTGCGCTGCCCGTATCGGTGTGGAGCGCATTGTTCTTTCTGCTGCTGGTCGCGCTGGCGGTGGTGGCTCCGCACTGGCTGACGCACAGCGATCCGCTGCTGGCCGATCCAGTCAACGCGCAGCTGCCGCCATCAGCACAACACTGGCTTGGCACCGATCAACTGGGGCGCGACCTGCTGACCAGGGTGATTTATGGCAGCCGTTACTCGCTGTTGATCAGCGTCGCGGCGATGGCGGTGGCGGTGATCTTCGGCACCTTGCTTGGTCTCACGGCGGCACTGGCTCGCGGGGTGGTGGATGAGCTGTTGAGTCGCGCGGTGGATGTTATCTCAGCCTTTCCCGATCTGCTGCTGGCGCTGATGCTAATCGCTTTCACCGGTCCGGGTACCAATAACCTGATTATCGCTCTCGGCGTGGCTTCGGTGCCGCGTTTTGCCCGTGTGGTACGTACCCAGACTTACAGCGTTATGACCTCCGGCTACGTGGAACAGGCCCGTACCTTCGGCCTGTCGCGCTTTACGTTGATCGGGCGTCATATTCTGCCACATGCGATGGCGCAGGTGCCCGCGCTGGCCACACTGGGTCTCGGCACGGCGATTATTGGCACTGCGGGGCTGAGTTTCCTGGGGATGGGGCCGCAGCCGCCGACGGCTGAATGGGGATTGATGCTGGCAGAAGGGCGTAACTATCTGCGTAACGCCTGGTGGATCGCCGTCTGGCCGGGGGTATTTATCACCCTGACGGTAATTGCGGTGAATACCCTGGGACGCTACTGGCAGGCGCGTTTTGAAGGGAGAACGTTATGA
- a CDS encoding GNAT family N-acetyltransferase, whose protein sequence is MSQSIEVAKSDDAEEIFALLQRAYASLVALDVHFTISRGSVEQVRRTIEQETVLVLRKWKRAVATVTVRFPWQQDDSAPSSLPFIHWFAVDPDFKGQGYGREIISWAEETLLKNTLKAPGVYLATATKHPWLSDLYLRRGYQPFYHRTNQLGEALVFLKKEFTANAETSPEKRVRTA, encoded by the coding sequence ATGAGTCAGTCGATTGAGGTAGCAAAGTCCGACGACGCAGAAGAAATTTTTGCGTTACTCCAGCGCGCCTATGCCTCGCTGGTCGCTTTGGATGTGCATTTTACTATCTCGCGCGGCTCGGTGGAGCAGGTACGGCGCACCATTGAGCAGGAAACCGTGCTGGTACTGCGCAAGTGGAAACGTGCTGTGGCGACAGTAACGGTGCGTTTCCCATGGCAGCAGGATGACAGCGCACCTTCATCATTACCTTTTATTCACTGGTTTGCTGTTGACCCGGATTTTAAAGGTCAGGGATATGGCCGGGAAATTATCAGCTGGGCAGAAGAAACCCTGCTGAAAAACACCTTAAAAGCGCCGGGTGTTTATCTGGCTACTGCGACCAAACATCCCTGGCTCAGCGACCTGTATCTGCGTCGCGGCTATCAACCTTTTTATCATCGCACTAATCAATTAGGGGAAGCATTGGTTTTTCTGAAAAAGGAATTTACTGCTAATGCGGAAACCTCACCGGAAAAAAGAGTACGCACTGCCTGA
- a CDS encoding LLM class flavin-dependent oxidoreductase, producing MSQTQRQLRLGAIIQGASGNMSAWRHPDAVADASINVDYVLELARKAEQAKIDFLFVADGLYITPQSIPHFLNRFEPITLLSALSLVTKNIGLVATLSTSYSEPFTVARQFASLDHLSGGRVGWNVVTSPLEGSAKNFSRTTHPEHDERYRVASEYLRVVKGLWDSWEEGAFVRDKASGQFFDADKLHTLNHQGQYFSVQGPLNVGRSPQGRPIVFQAGASEAGKAFAAEAADAIYTRQETLEQAREFREDVRSRLVAQGRNADDIRVFQGISVIIGDTEEEAERRYQQTAELVSIDKALEYLGRYFEHHDFSQYPLDAPFPEIGDLGENSFRSTTDTIKRNARARGLTLRQTALEEATPRPGFLGTAQQVADGLAQWFLAGAADGFIVRGGTPTAFDDFVAQVIPLLQQRGLYRSEYAGETLRENLGLAEPENQFAQRRRQQVA from the coding sequence ATGAGTCAGACACAACGCCAGCTACGGCTGGGTGCCATTATTCAGGGAGCTTCCGGCAACATGTCGGCATGGCGTCACCCGGATGCGGTGGCCGATGCCAGTATCAACGTGGACTACGTGCTGGAGCTGGCCCGGAAAGCGGAACAGGCGAAAATTGATTTTCTGTTCGTCGCCGATGGCCTGTACATCACGCCGCAGTCGATCCCGCACTTTCTCAATCGCTTCGAACCCATCACTCTGTTGTCGGCGCTGTCGCTGGTGACGAAAAACATTGGTCTGGTGGCGACACTCTCCACCTCCTACAGCGAACCCTTTACCGTAGCCCGCCAGTTTGCCAGCCTTGACCATCTGAGCGGCGGACGTGTTGGCTGGAACGTGGTGACCTCACCGCTGGAAGGATCGGCAAAGAACTTCTCGCGCACTACCCATCCTGAGCATGACGAACGCTATCGCGTTGCCAGCGAGTATTTACGGGTGGTGAAGGGGCTGTGGGATTCGTGGGAAGAAGGCGCCTTTGTGCGTGATAAAGCCAGCGGCCAGTTTTTCGATGCAGACAAACTGCATACCCTCAATCATCAAGGCCAGTACTTCTCGGTGCAGGGACCGCTCAATGTGGGGCGCTCACCGCAGGGGAGGCCGATTGTGTTCCAGGCGGGCGCTTCAGAAGCGGGTAAGGCGTTTGCCGCTGAAGCCGCCGACGCCATTTATACGCGCCAGGAGACCCTTGAGCAGGCACGTGAGTTCCGCGAAGATGTGCGCAGCCGTCTGGTGGCGCAGGGGCGGAATGCCGATGACATTCGCGTTTTCCAGGGTATCAGCGTCATTATCGGAGACACCGAAGAAGAAGCGGAGCGCCGTTATCAGCAGACTGCAGAACTGGTGAGCATCGATAAAGCGCTGGAATATCTTGGCCGCTATTTCGAACATCATGATTTCAGCCAATATCCGCTGGATGCGCCTTTCCCGGAAATCGGCGACCTGGGCGAAAACAGTTTTCGCAGCACCACTGATACCATTAAACGCAATGCCCGCGCCCGTGGATTGACCTTACGCCAGACTGCACTGGAAGAAGCCACGCCACGACCAGGCTTCCTCGGTACGGCGCAGCAGGTGGCAGATGGCTTAGCCCAGTGGTTCCTCGCTGGCGCAGCAGATGGGTTTATCGTGCGTGGTGGCACCCCCACCGCATTTGATGATTTTGTGGCGCAGGTGATCCCGCTGCTGCAACAACGCGGGCTTTATCGCAGCGAATATGCTGGCGAGACTCTGCGCGAAAACCTCGGACTGGCGGAGCCGGAAAACCAGTTTGCACAACGCCGTCGTCAGCAGGTGGCATGA
- a CDS encoding ABC transporter substrate-binding protein → MKANSLTLALGLTCLLGSAFHTFAAEQPRSGGSLTWGVETEPVPFNPQLNGQSKAEVVLRNVWESLLARRNDGSFVPWLAESYEASPDGKNYRFSLRRDVTFSNGEKLDANAVAENFRHLQDAAYCAGSSLCAVGARIESITTPDDHTVAITLKQGYSPFLAFAAKLQILAPASWHSSQLKSGGKEIAGTGPFILESYEKGQQVTFVRNPHYNWAPATAHHQGPAYLDRVTYRFLPESSVRTGALLSGQVDVIEGISGNDAGEFKDSSDFTYQHALNTGTPYSLFLNVEYGPTQDVKVRQALLQGLDIDPILKSVYRGERTRAWGITSPIDPLYNNDLEGKYGNNPAAANKLLDEAGWQTRDADGFRTKDGQRLSIEVIQAQATVRDQRDVLLQAIQAQARQRLGVELKLRYVDSGTYVDVRNTGKFGSIANSNTETDGIDIENHYRPVKAGGPINYSRVNSPEINGWLDQAAATLDLNQRRKFYSQLQQYALPQQALAVPLYEPEDQIAAASYVQGVGFRSFKQMPENVYDVWLSAH, encoded by the coding sequence ATGAAAGCGAATTCACTGACTCTCGCGCTGGGTCTGACCTGCCTGCTGGGAAGCGCATTCCATACTTTTGCTGCTGAACAACCGCGCAGCGGCGGCAGCCTGACCTGGGGTGTCGAAACCGAACCCGTGCCGTTTAACCCACAGCTTAACGGCCAGTCGAAAGCGGAAGTGGTGCTGCGCAACGTCTGGGAATCGCTGCTGGCACGCCGCAATGATGGCAGCTTTGTTCCCTGGCTGGCAGAAAGCTATGAAGCCAGCCCGGACGGAAAAAACTATCGCTTCAGCCTGCGGCGTGATGTCACTTTCTCCAACGGTGAGAAACTGGATGCCAATGCGGTCGCAGAGAACTTCCGTCATCTGCAGGATGCAGCCTATTGCGCGGGTAGCAGCCTGTGTGCGGTGGGTGCCCGCATTGAAAGTATCACCACGCCGGACGACCATACGGTAGCGATCACCCTGAAACAGGGCTATTCCCCGTTCCTCGCCTTCGCCGCCAAATTGCAGATCCTCGCGCCGGCCAGCTGGCACTCATCACAGCTCAAGTCCGGCGGCAAAGAGATTGCCGGTACCGGTCCCTTTATTCTCGAAAGTTACGAAAAAGGGCAACAGGTCACCTTCGTGAGAAATCCCCATTACAACTGGGCACCTGCCACGGCGCATCATCAGGGACCGGCTTATCTTGATCGCGTTACCTATCGCTTCCTGCCGGAATCTTCAGTGCGGACCGGCGCGTTGCTGTCAGGGCAGGTAGATGTGATTGAAGGCATCTCCGGTAATGACGCGGGAGAATTCAAAGACAGCAGCGACTTTACCTACCAGCATGCGCTCAATACCGGCACACCGTATTCGTTGTTTCTTAACGTGGAATACGGCCCGACCCAGGATGTGAAAGTGCGTCAGGCGCTGTTGCAGGGGCTGGATATCGACCCGATCCTCAAATCGGTCTATCGCGGCGAACGTACCCGCGCCTGGGGCATCACGTCACCTATCGATCCACTCTACAACAACGATCTTGAAGGCAAATATGGCAACAACCCGGCGGCCGCCAACAAATTACTGGATGAGGCGGGCTGGCAAACGCGAGATGCCGATGGCTTTCGTACCAAAGATGGCCAGCGTCTGAGCATAGAGGTGATTCAGGCACAGGCGACGGTACGTGACCAGCGCGATGTGTTGCTGCAGGCGATCCAGGCTCAGGCGCGCCAGCGGCTTGGCGTGGAGCTGAAGCTGCGTTATGTCGATTCAGGAACCTACGTTGATGTACGTAACACCGGCAAATTCGGCTCGATCGCGAACTCCAATACTGAAACTGACGGCATCGATATCGAAAACCACTATCGCCCGGTGAAGGCGGGTGGACCGATCAACTACAGCCGCGTCAACAGCCCGGAAATCAATGGCTGGCTCGATCAGGCTGCCGCCACGCTGGATCTTAATCAGCGCCGTAAATTCTACAGCCAGTTGCAACAGTACGCGCTGCCACAGCAGGCGCTGGCGGTGCCACTGTACGAACCGGAAGACCAGATTGCAGCAGCAAGTTACGTACAGGGTGTTGGTTTCCGCAGCTTTAAGCAAATGCCTGAAAACGTCTATGACGTGTGGCTGAGCGCACACTAA
- a CDS encoding DUF2778 domain-containing protein: MALNGGFILNGADYAPLFFPGIGTFMAFSGSGPNRNRAGCSRIPTVGPLPVGKYWIVDREQGGLYSQALAASKDLYNKVFHGAQFGHSDWFALYYDDISVDDWTWINGVQRGNFRLHPGMVSEGCITLARNSDFAMLRNRLLHTPLIEVPCTRKLKARGFIEVKDYGYDETCPTKR, from the coding sequence ATGGCGTTAAACGGTGGTTTCATTCTTAATGGGGCGGATTATGCCCCACTGTTCTTTCCCGGAATAGGGACTTTTATGGCGTTTTCGGGATCTGGGCCAAATCGCAATCGTGCAGGCTGTTCTCGCATTCCTACAGTTGGTCCGCTTCCAGTCGGAAAGTATTGGATTGTTGACCGCGAACAGGGTGGATTGTATTCACAGGCATTAGCGGCATCAAAAGATCTGTATAATAAGGTATTTCATGGCGCACAGTTTGGGCATTCGGATTGGTTTGCACTTTATTACGACGACATAAGCGTTGATGATTGGACGTGGATTAACGGTGTTCAACGCGGAAACTTTCGCCTGCATCCAGGAATGGTCTCGGAGGGTTGCATTACTCTGGCACGGAATTCAGATTTTGCGATGCTTCGTAATCGACTGCTGCACACACCGCTGATTGAAGTCCCGTGCACAAGGAAACTAAAAGCACGTGGGTTTATTGAGGTGAAAGATTATGGATATGATGAAACTTGCCCGACGAAGCGTTAA
- a CDS encoding ABC transporter permease, with translation MSLESIVTRNPRAPRPSVWRSELTRRITGRLLGGVLVLWAAVTLAFLGVHLAPGDIVSLLIGEQERTPAIEAAIRAEWGLNHPLWWQYLHYLWRVLHGDFGRSYILNTEVSQLLATQLWPTLKLTLAALLVSAVFAIVMAVATAHRRWGRRIANGLELLLASTPSFWMGIVLLFIFSFTLRWFPVAGDRHLSSLVLPALSLGLAQGAVIAQVLRRELERALESPFTLTLRAWGVGETTIRLRHALRHAALPAVTLTGWLVGGLLSGAVITEQVFGRPGLGKLTVDAVLAKDLPVVLAVAVLSALIYVVMSTLVDILALWIDPRLRGEGK, from the coding sequence ATGAGTCTGGAGAGCATCGTAACCCGTAACCCGCGAGCACCGCGGCCATCGGTATGGCGTAGCGAACTGACGCGTCGTATCACCGGACGGCTGCTGGGGGGCGTACTGGTGTTGTGGGCTGCCGTCACGCTGGCGTTCCTTGGGGTGCATCTGGCGCCTGGCGATATCGTCAGCCTGCTGATTGGGGAGCAGGAGCGCACACCGGCGATTGAGGCGGCCATCCGCGCCGAGTGGGGGCTGAACCACCCGCTGTGGTGGCAGTACCTGCACTATCTGTGGCGCGTGCTGCACGGTGACTTCGGACGTTCATACATTCTCAACACCGAGGTGAGTCAGCTGCTGGCGACCCAGCTGTGGCCCACCCTGAAACTCACCCTGGCAGCGTTACTGGTCAGTGCCGTGTTTGCCATAGTGATGGCGGTAGCGACAGCGCATCGCCGCTGGGGTCGCCGGATTGCGAATGGCCTGGAGCTGCTGCTGGCATCCACACCGTCGTTCTGGATGGGCATTGTGCTGTTGTTCATCTTCAGTTTTACGCTGCGCTGGTTTCCGGTGGCGGGGGATCGTCATCTTTCGTCGCTGGTACTGCCAGCCTTGTCCCTCGGCCTGGCACAGGGGGCGGTGATTGCGCAGGTCCTGCGACGTGAGCTGGAACGCGCATTGGAATCCCCCTTTACCCTGACGTTACGGGCCTGGGGTGTGGGGGAAACCACCATCCGTTTGCGCCATGCGTTACGCCACGCCGCACTGCCTGCGGTGACGTTAACCGGCTGGCTGGTGGGCGGATTACTCAGCGGCGCAGTGATTACCGAACAGGTTTTTGGTCGTCCCGGTCTCGGTAAGCTGACGGTGGATGCGGTACTGGCGAAAGATCTGCCCGTGGTGCTGGCGGTTGCCGTCCTTTCGGCGCTGATTTACGTGGTGATGAGCACGCTGGTGGACATTCTGGCGCTATGGATCGATCCGCGCCTGCGTGGGGAGGGCAAATAA
- a CDS encoding VOC family protein, with amino-acid sequence MNFQHMRIARPVRVLNRSCEMYCDGLGLTKSGEFTDHDGFSGCMLGREDLPWHLEFTQCHHHPVTPSSSPEDLLVLYVPEREAWEIACSDMDHAGFVRVESFNPYWERRGVTFEDPDGYRVVIQNMKWAKM; translated from the coding sequence ATGAATTTTCAGCACATGCGTATTGCCAGGCCGGTGCGTGTACTCAACAGAAGCTGTGAAATGTACTGCGACGGACTTGGGCTAACAAAGTCAGGTGAGTTTACCGATCACGATGGATTCAGTGGATGCATGTTAGGCCGGGAGGATTTACCCTGGCATCTTGAGTTTACTCAGTGCCACCACCATCCAGTGACACCGTCTTCCTCACCAGAAGACCTGCTGGTTCTGTACGTTCCGGAAAGGGAGGCTTGGGAAATCGCCTGTTCAGATATGGATCACGCGGGATTTGTCAGGGTGGAGTCTTTTAACCCCTACTGGGAGAGAAGGGGAGTGACCTTCGAAGATCCTGATGGGTATAGAGTGGTGATCCAGAATATGAAGTGGGCCAAAATGTGA